From Platichthys flesus chromosome 19, fPlaFle2.1, whole genome shotgun sequence:
ATGTTTGTACGTTCCCACAGAAGAAGGAACATGTGAGCTGTTGACCTCTTCACAAGTAAGAGGTCAACATCTCCATCATGAATGTCCTTATAAAGCTGCTGGGACAAGCTGCTGGGACAAGCTGCTGGGACAAGCTGCTGGGACAAGCTGCTGGGACAAGCTGCTGAGACAAGCTGCTGGGACAAGCTGCTGAGACAATCTGCTGGGACAAGCTGCTGGGACAAGCCGCTGGGACAAGCTGCTGGGACAAGCTGCTGAGACAATCTGCTGGGACAAGCTGCTGGGACAAGCTGCTGGGACAAGCTGCTGGGACAAGCTGCTGAGACAAGCTGCTGGGACAAGGACGATTCCAGGATCTTTCTCCAGGAACTCTTTGCTGGTGTCATTGTGGTGTTCCACCCGTAcatgcactcgaccaatcagtAGTCacactcagctgtcaatcatgacggtTCACCTCgattttatatcatcaaataaccaatCAGAACAGAGCTTCATCAGAAACtggaacaaacatcagtgtgatatcTGAAAATGCCAGAAACCATTTTAGAGAACATCAGATttgtatgttgtgtttgtttggctggtgtcctatctgctaacatggaggaggcaggcttTATGACCTTATAcatcagccagccaccagggggcgatccaggtGATATGGCCATCATGGCATCTTTATACAGTCTGTGAGACAGACAGCCTCCAGTTGGACGGACAAGACTTCAATAAGTTTGTACATGAAAAGTTTCAAACGCTCCAAGCTAATGATTTGTGACatgttctaaaataaaaaaaacaaaagctcagTTTTTCATTGCTCGcacttttattgtgttttcagtcacaAAGCGACTGAACCACTTCAGAATCAAAGATTCTCTCTGAGGGCGGAAGCTGCTGCGTTTCAACTGTCTTCAAGAAAAAGGGTTTTATTATTTACCTCAGTTACGATCGGATGCTCCAGATTCGATTTCCAGATCTGCTCCTGTTACCTCGTAACACTTTGCACACTAACTCTGCCCGGGAGGAGcgacaggttgtgtgtgtgtgtgtgtgtgtgagagtgagaatgtgtgtgtgtgtgtgttgttgagctgCCCTGTTTCTGAGCTGGCTCCTGGGAGCTCAAACAGTGACATTgttgtgaagtgtgtgtctcaATACAGTAacagtaagtgtgtgtatgtgtgtgtgtgtgtgtgtgtgtgtgtttgtgtgtgtttgtgtgtgtgtgtgtgtctctcgaGGCCCCGGGCTGGGAGAACACCTGCCTCTGTGGTGCCTGCAGCTCCGTGGTTTTCCCgtgtgttttcagcttcatgttgttgtgtaacagttactgaaacacacactcactaccGCTCACTACTACTCACACGTCCGACCGGGTTATGAGTTATTCAGCTGATGCTgtgaacatgaacattaaacatCTGCAGAAACGTATTTATTTGCATATCGAGTTTCCTCTCCGTCAATAAATGTCCTGGTGCTGTTATTGCTGCTGCCTTCAAGTGGGATTTTATTTAATGAGATCACGAGGAGTCggtttcaacaacacaacagcagtcTGGACTGAGAGGTTCATGATGTGAGTGAATGACTGAACTGATCCTGGTGAACTGGTTCAGCTCGGAAGAGAAAGGGTCCCATTGATTCTGGCTGAGTCACCTTTCGATCaatgtgttgcttttgttggaatgaataacaaacacatttcatctGCATCTCCCGACATGAAGAGTCTTTCACTTGAATCTGCATCTTTCAGGTCGgatgtatgtttttaaaaaggccGATCAGAGCGAGATCCAGTGACGGTTAAGATCctgattaaatattttctttatattttcccAGTGttaattctttatttatctaACATCACAGTAATTACTTACATCCAAATCATGGTCTCTTATCTGCAGGAGCGTTGGAGCCAAAacaaatgagaagaagaagatctgtattttgttttcccttttaagaataaagtcaaactTTTAAGATGATTCAAACTACTGATGTCTGAACAAGGCCTTGTGAAGATGAACTGGTGAACTCCTTCTTCAGAATCAGTTTTAGTGACGATGCaattatttcttttttgagaAATCCACGGTGTCATCATTTGTGTTTGAGGAAACTGGGCCGATAACTGTTCAGTGTCTGTTCAAAGAAGGAAAACCACACACAGtgggaaagatggaaagaacCATTGTAGAGAGGAAATATTCATTACCAGACGGGATGCTCCACACTGGGCCGTTTTGCCAATATTGattctctctcctcaggtgtGGGTTTCACTGTTCACTCATGTATTTGTCTGAATATTAGACTCGGCCCGCTGCAGCAGCCTTGAGTCAATCACAGCTCGACCCAGTGTTTTCTCTGGCTCTCTCCTTTCAGGGAGCCCATTCAGCTCGGAGCAATGAATATGTTCTATTCCACTCAGTCTTTATTTTTAGGTTTGAGTAGACTTACAGATGGCCTACATAAAACTGAATAGGGCTCCATTTTAACAGCAGGGCAGAGAATTGGCCGGCGAGCCATTGTGCGGTCTCTATTATGGGAAAACGGGGGAGTTGGGTAATACTGCCTTTCCGCTGTACCACACGCACGCAGCCAAGATGATTTTTTAGAGATGATTTCTGAAATGGGCTCGTCCTCCGGGTTGGCTGCGGTCGAAGGTGACCCGGTGCGATTCTTTGGCTGCTGATATTAATATCTCATCTCCCTCAAACACTATTCATCAGACGACCGATTCCATCTGCCTTCAGGGGAATCAAAGACGAGTGGAATGAAAGTTTGGAGATGTCCCTGTGAGATTAAATTAACACCAGACGCTGTTAAGATCAACAGGACGAGGAAATGAATCAGAGGAATGAAGGATTATGAAATAGAAGGTGTCAAACCTTTAACTTCTTACGTTTCCCTTGAACTGTGATTCTTTTATTTGATACCTGAAAGAGCGATCAGTCATTCAAAGCTTTAATAACACAGGACCAGATCCAATGATTATCTTTCATGACGGCCACGGGCTCTAATTAGTCAATTAAGCCACTTTCAcacatgacctgcaggtaaagtCTGAAGAATCAGGTCCAGACTTTActcacagttttcttttcacacatgaacaacacagcgggaggttttctTCAAATCCTTTCACATGATTccggtgagaggtggagcagccgcggacaggaagtgacctcttaactctgctgcagaggtcgTTTGATTTCACAGAGATTCACTTAAAGGGGAGGCCGGGCTTGTGTCTGGATGCCCAGCACATGTCCGCTGAGGCCGGTGTCGAACCCACAGGTTTAATTCATTTACTGCAATTCTCCTGAGTGGCTGTGGCACAGGAGggagagcgggtcgtccactaaccgaTGCCAAAGAATCCTCCTCGAACCACAGCACATGAAATAAACTACTCCAAGTAAATCTGTGAAGTCAGAAAAGCTGAAGGACAAACTCAGGGAAACTGTTCACGTGAGAAAGTGTTATATATAAAGGAGCTCAgtaaaaaacagacaaaggcGTCCACAGGATTTTACATGGTGCAGATGTTTGGTGATAGCATCCGGCTCGATAAGCTCCAGATCACCTCCACGCTGTGGGATGGGCTGGAGGTCAAGTCGATTCAATTCTTCCATTCATTCTTAATGGATCAGTGTCATATCAGTGGATTAACGTTTCCCCAGAAGAACCCAGAGGACGAGAAGCAGACGGTGTCCACATAGTTTTGGCCACTCGATGTCTCCACTTCATCTCAGACTCTCTCAGACCGAACAACagactccacttcctgttgtctggaggaggcaggtttcTAGACAGCGGTGTTAATAAAGGTGACGCACCCTGCACCTCCTGCTGAGGCGCCTGCGGAGGGAGGCGCGCtgcagatggaggagctgaCAGGAAACAGCTTCTACTCTTTTACTGGTTTAAAAGGAAATGATGGTTTCCCCCCGTCCGCTCTCAGGTGGTTTAACTCTCCCATGATGTCACGTCACTGTCCACTGAGGGAAAAACCACAAACTTTAGAAAGGATTAcgatttttcttattttaaaagaGGAACAGAAATATCCACGCGGGGTTATAAAACTGTCTCTTTTCTTTGATTCACAGTGAAAGAGCACAGATGAGTTTTTAAGAACACGTCCCTCACGGTAATCTGTGAGAGTCTCACGTTAATCTCTCCAacagcagagcagacacactGTGATGCTCTGCAGATTATCCTGCTGCCGTCAACAGGTTCCTGCCTCTGTCCTCCGGGATCGAACAAAAACATCCCTCAGTCCGGAGAACACTGATGAACGCTCTCAGAGAGACGAGGGGAACCATGACTGCACGGTTGCTCCtcgatgagagagagagagagagagagagagagagagagagagagagagagagagagagagagagagaacggggAGAGGAAGTGACAGACACTGTTTGACTCCATCAGAGTCAAAACACAGATAAGAGGAGAGCAGTTATCAGTGGGAAGTCCAGTTCTACACATTCCCACCGTGCACCGGCtgtcaacatggaggagacagcaAACCCAGATGGGCCATATGAAGATGAGCTATTATGAAATAATGATATAACCTGAAATTCTGTAAACTGGACCCAACCGTTTAAAAAGATGCATGTTGGGACCTTATGAAgcaatattaaatattcatattactggatttaaataatttaaaatgtttacgTCACTAGACAGATTTTTGATCCTGACGGAAGGTCCtgattttaaactcttcttcaaAGCCtcattccttttattttgatcacataagtaaaacaaaattaattacAAACTGATCATGATGTGTTATTCCTCTGTTCTGTGGTTACACAAATCATAAGCAATATAACAATGTTCTGTGCTTGTGATGGATGAACATGCAGTTTGAAAGTGTTCACATTAAAGGTTCCTTTTAAAACTGGCTGTACATTTATGTTAATGAGTCAATAAGTGATGATGTCAGCATTTTTCACCGACTTTTCCAAGTTGATGTTCCAACTTGATATGATTCTCATGTGGATTTTCCAAGTTGAAAAATATCTTTTTCTGATTATTCTGTCACCACTTGAACGCACAGGTCAGACAATCGTAAATAAATCAGAGTAACCTATAAATATTCATGCAAAAATCAAATCAAGGATATTAACTACTACTATATTAATACTACAACGTGATAAATACACATGAAAAACAACCAGTTCAGATGTGACCAGTGGATTTGTCCTTGCAGCTGATTCCGTTTATCTTCTACATCCCTGTGAACCAGACGCACTTTTCTttatcagttgtttttttgtctcttggAATCTTCTtggatgtatttttgttttgcagtgtgATGTTTGTGAGACACACAACAGGGACATGTGTGTTTACTTCACCCTGAGCTGGAGACTCCGAAGGACACGTTcttcaaacagacaaaataacGCTGTGGTGGGAATTTGTTTGAATTCCTGAGTTGCTTTGCAGTTTTCCAACCAATCATGAAAGTGTTTGCGTAGAATCATTTAAAACTAGAATTCACTCTGCAGGGCTCATATCTCAACTATTAAATTTAATAAAGCtgaaccaaatttcacacattccccttaaatccatcagatttgatctgtgaattattccttgtcagtgaaaatgtaaaataatctcACAAGGTTAAAGAGTTCAAATCCTCCATGATGTGTGTGAGTCTAATGAACGACACCATCAGGTTGTCATCACAGAAATTGGAGAACTCTCGGGTATAAAAtcaaagatattttattttatatatgtgtcTTTTGTGACTCTGTGAACTTTGTGGAGTCCAGAGGAGATAGAAGAAGATTTCCTTCACCACCAGGAGGTCACGACTCCTCCGAGGCAGAGACCTGGATTTCGCTCCTCAGCTGCACCTTCGGTCAAACAGCTTGTTGTTGGAAGGTGGAaagtcagaggaggagcaggaggagccagacgaggtggaggtgaggaggggaagcaggcagcagaggagctgaggagcacCAGAGCGTGAGAGACGCGGGTTTCTGGGCAGAGCTCCCGACGCGCTGAACATTCCCACAAGATGAATTgaagctgtttctgtttctgtttttgttcagcCTGTGAATTAACTCCAGattacagagaaacagctgctcACCCTCTACTGGCTGATTATGCAGCGAGTGACAACCAAGACAAACACGTcacgcctcctccatgttctttCCATTTCACAAACTGTCACTCATTAAACACCACGCGTTAATAAAACAACACCAGACACAGGGATTACAACGACaaagaaatatttattaaatcatttttgttGCTTTGCTTATCTTTGTTAGTCATAGCTGCTCCGAACACGTGTATTTACAAAGAAATGGCCTTTTTGTAGAAAAGTCTAGTGAGGGACTGAGcaggaaacagacagaagaagagtctggatgaggaacagCAGAGGACGGAGCTCGTAGAGGCACAAGGTACAAACACGACCATGTCAACAGAACGGTGCTGTGGCACGGCCCGGTGGCGCTCGGCTGGGGAAACGTCACGTGGTGGAAAGAACTCAAGTTTCCCAAACGCTGCCAGAAGCACTCGTCCCTTCTCGGGATGGAGAGAGGCTTCCGGCCACGTGGAACCGAACCACGTGAAGAACTGTCCTCCTTCTAGCACATGTTCAGAAAAAACGTTGATATCTGACGTGGAGAACACGTTTTCTTTCCTCCACAAACAAACGAGAGATTAGCAAGAGGCCGTTTCGACGTGAACCTCGAAGACGACGGAAAGATGAGCAGAAgcagattatttttctttttttaaataaaggagATTCTCcgttctttcttctctttgatTCGCGATCTCCGCCCGACCACACTGAATGTTTGATATGCACCACACTCGCACTGACACACGTGGCCACAGGGGGGCGCCATTACGATCCTGTATTTTTTTCGCTATTTCATATAAAAGACatataaaatgaattaaagCATTTATTATATCAAACgtttcagacttttttttttcctcgctAAGAACATTAATGTGTCAGATAAAGCGTTCCTTGAAAAGAGGTGTGAAAAAGGGGGAAGTATCTAAACTCGTATGTTACAACAGGCTAATTGCTGGATACACAGTATCCACGAAAACAAACTGATCGGGTTCTGACGTTGTGGCGAAGGACTCcagtgacttttattttgaaatgtacgCAGGAggataaaagttttttttacatttttatcccTCAATTTAAAAATCATTCCCTGATAATCAACATGCTGGAAACAAATAAACTTCATACCCTCAACATGCGtcatttaataatcataaattgaACGTCATCACCGGAAGTTATTTCCTCTTTCAGCTGAGATTTActggttttaaaatgatttcataTTGAGATATGAGATTAAGTCTTTTAAATCTGGAGTGAATATAAGAAATAATACAAAGTTATTGAGAAGCAGTAATATCAGATATTTCTGTGACTATTTGggattttctttatattttaaagatttaatgtTATATTGTgtgatatctttttttttaatgtctgaccctgatgacatcacagtgacatcatcagggttCAGGTCTGATCTCGCTGACACGAGAAGTTTTGCTAGTTTTAGGGCCACGGACGAGAGAAACACACATCTCGGAAATAATTTGTATTCTTATAAtaatgaatatttgttaaattgatatacatctttattcatatattatttttactttgtacGACTTCTTCttctaaaattattattattcctttttttctcttttacaccTTAATATTCTTTGTTATGGTAAAACTCAACTTTATTCTGATGACATGATTTTAATAAAAGAGAATTCTTAAATCAAAAAGATGATTTAATCTCAGTCTAAGACGTTTCCTCACAGAAGTGGCCCTAAACTGCTGTGCACAGTGAAATGAGCGGGAGCtacgtgtgtgttgtgttgtgttgcagacgAGCAGGTTGTGTTTGGCAGTGAGTGCATGTGAAGGTAACAGTGCTGCATCTggtctttaaaacaaaaaagcacaaagaagaagaagaagaagaagaaggaggaggaggagaacatgaGTATCGATCGGAGCAGGAGCAACACGCAGCTCcacgtttctcctcctcttcccccccccccccagtctcgGGTCTCGGTTTCGCTCCGTCCAGGGGAGAACCGGACACCTCGCTCTGTCTGGCCCATCTCCCCCCCGCTGGTCGATGTTTCATCCCAGAAATAACCGAGGTGGCCCCTGGTGTATCTTCTGTACAGACGCCGCTTTACATGACATCAAAGAaacgcaacccccccccccccccccccacacgccgCCGTCGCCACATGCTCTACAACCCGCTCCCTGTCCCACGCAAACATCTCCAGCTTCAGGAGACTTGTGCTGCCcccccggaggaggaggagacgaaacCCCCCtccgttaaaaaaaaaaccaaaagactaaaatcatcttttaaacCTCATGTTAATCACGGACACATCCCTGAACTTTGTAGGAAATTTGCCTCTATATATACAACAGTTGTGTTATGACAGTGATTCACAAAAGCAATAGTGTAATAGTAAAAACGACATTTGTGACATTCAttaatgacaaaaacacaaacattctaCCACTTCTACACCCTGATGCACATCAGACggctcttttttcttcctggacttggttaaaaaaaacaaaaacaaaaacaattagaaTCCATCGAGAACAATCGACGGGAGCAGATACACAACCTGTTTCTGTGCGATTGTATCAAATGAACGTTGTGTAACGTGAACTAACTGTAATGGattaagtgttgtttttttttttattgcctttCTACTTTGTACGAACAGACTAGAaccagaaaacagaaaaaagcacGAGGACTTCACAATAAATAGGAAAATACATTTCGCCTGGCAAAATCACCAAATCCACTTCTACACTCTGTTCAAATAGTTTACTGTACACCCGAGTTGGCTGCTACACTTGAATTATGTGATTtatcaaaagaaagaaaaacaaacaaatacattaatCCATCATTAAATCGCCCCTAAACAACCACTAACAGATGAGTGCTTCTTCAAACTTCTTTttaattctttctttttttttaactctctcCATCGTCTGTTTCTAACCTGAGAGGAAGGTTAAGTCATCAAACGCCTCGGCAGCAGCATCctcattgtgtttcctcttctttaaaaaaaccttCTCTCTGATTTGATGTGAGATTTAATCATGTTACAtgttgggcggggggggggggggggaggggggttctGAACACACAAATGTCAAACGTCTGTAAACTCTTGATCCTGCTGTGAACTGGGAActgattgtgttttaatgtgtgtgtgtgtgtgtgtttgtgtacgtgtgctTCTCTTGGACACAGATACATGTGTAACATCTGTGAACAGCAGCAAGGCGAACAGGTCAGAGACTCTTTCAGCTCGCGGCGCGACCACCTTCGCACCCGGGAGCCGCAAAGTCCGGAATCGAACTAGTTGGCATTTTCcaaaaagtcaaaaaacaacaacggCTTCGGCGTCGAAGTCCCGTCGTCTCTCGTTTCCCCCGAGAGAGactcagtgttttattttaaatttttatattctttttttgttttgttttgaaaagtgctccTTCAGGGGAGAGGGGTTGGGGGGTAGGGCGGCCTGTGGTCCAATCAGGACAGTCCATTCCTGGAGAGGGGCGGGGGATGGAGTGGGGGAGGGATGGCGATTCCTCAGACCAGGTGCTATAAGGACAAGATGGCCGCCAGGAGGATGAGGGCGGAGCTGAGAAGGAGCACCGAGGTGGGGCGTCGACCAGCGGAGTTGACGTCCCTCCGGGCCGGCTCCGGAGACTCGTGGCTGATTCCgtctgaggagggagagacgagCGTTAGCGGAGAGAACAGCTGACGAGTGTGAGCGAGCGCAGGTGAACATCAGCAAGTAGGACGAGGCGGGAGAATCAACCAGCCATACAGGATGATGTAATACAAGTTTTTATACATGTACGAAAATATAAacgaaaatataaaaacttttaaacaaacttATGACAAAAGGATCATCAGTTTAATAGAGTGATAACGGCTCAGATTCATatgtcactgtgacatcatcaattggtttgtgagctgctgttttGAAGCCTCTGAGCCACGCCCACCCACACCTGCGTCCTTCACCCATTGGACGCTacgagctgtcaatcacctcTCTCAACTCTATACAGAATAAATAGTTTATGAACAGCCGTAGTTCTTATCTACAGCTCAATGAAACACTGACTTATCCTGGTTCTTGTTTTAACAAACTATTCTTCATCATTATCTTTATGAACTTGTGACATTTTTAGCAGCTTAGAAGCTTTAAGTGTCGTTCTGCTTTTAATTTACTTCTTCAATTCTTAAACCTCGGCTTCAAACCAGTCGGCCATAATGaagtaatgaaaagaaaacaagagaaaattcaaaaggaaatgaaaaaaaagaaatgatgggacacacacgcacacagacacacacacacactcacacacacacacttatcacaTTATCTTGCCACCCACCTCTGGGTTCCAGTGAGTTGTGGTTGTTGTCGTCGAACTCGACTCCTTCCTGAACGCTCCCGGAGTTTTTCACACAATTGTCTGTGGGCAACAAAGAGCAGATGTGAAGATTAGTGGAACGTCCTCACGTGCACGGCGGCTGGAGAAGTGCACGGAGCAGACACAACAGCCTGGGACTCACTCTGAGGCCGGACGAAGACTTTGAGTCGAaggcagctcctcctccccttGTCGTCGGTGATGGAGGCTGTGGAGAAACGGGAGGGCCACACGTTACACTCTGTCATTTCAAATCCCCCGACCGTGATCTAATCTGCGGCTGCGTCGTTAAACAGGGAAATGAATGGAACCATTTTATTCTCAAACAATGAAATCCTGACTCTGACGCTGTCGGATACAAAACTTTAAGATTtgaaacaaagcaacaaacaaaagACTTCACTTCcacattttcaaacacaaacaatacaaataaaacagcttttaaatgcACTTTATAAACCAAAGAGACAAAGTGTGGCTCCAGTTTGAAGAGTTTCCCAGTCGCACTCGACATTCTCCCTCTTCACCTGAGAACCCTCCACTCAGAAACCTACCTTCACTCAGACTCAGAATCTGAAGGTCGATTGTTTCTTCATCACTTCAGGTCTTTAACGACAGTCTGAAGGGCTCGGCTCCACTTCCCTCGCGTCCCCGTGTAAAAGCCTTTATGCTCCGTGTGATTTACAACATGAAGACGCTCAATGTCACCCTCACATGTCCTGAGTCTAAAGTGGCCACAGGCAGATGTTCTGCTCAGCTGCAGAACCTCgttctctctgtttcttaatttatttttgagttgttgttgtgattgttCTGCAGATCTAACAGAACTAATTGGTTTCGGAGTGGAGCTGGGGACCATGAGAGACGAGGACGTCTCCAGCTGGGACCAAGGACTCGGCTCCTGTCTTCACTTTAGAACATTTTGATGTTTCTTCTGGTCTTTCtctacctcttcttctcttgtgcACTGATACTCTGACCTCTCCTGCCGCCAGCCgagcctctcacacacaaacacacacacacacacacacacaagctggtACATGTTTGGGTATGCTGGACAGTGTGTTGGGTATACGTGCATGTATGTGGCTGTGGTTTCCTGAGTATGTGCATCTGTGCACGGACGTGTCCACAgtttgtccacacacacacacacacacacacacacacacacacacacacacacacacacacacacacacacacacacacacacacacactcatcaatcCTTTCAGCCAGACGCTCCGTGTGATGGATTCTGGCCCCGGCGGTGAATTCCCCGGATGAAAGTAAACCCATGTCGGTGTTTCCAGTGTCTCTCGTTTCAaaaggcctctctctctctctctctctctctctctctctctctctctcagatggCGTGCGGCTGCGAGCGCAGATAAACATCATCTTTAAAAAACTCCACCAGCAGAGGGGGGAAATAAACGAGAGAGGAACGGTGTCCATCACgctgcttctgtctgtgtcagcgggtATCGAGTAACTtacctcaccccccccccccccccccccccccccgacagaggCTGggactcactgactcactctctgtgtctgatCTCCACTGGACTAAACTCTTCTATCTGTATCTCACTCTAACGGCTTCATTAAGAAGTCGAACCTGTGAACTGCTGCACTTGGACGAGCAGCTACTTGaaggaaaatacagaaaaccaACTGTCCACAGCTCCAGTTGCTGCTGCAACCAGCCAATCATCTGGTTTTCAACTGATCTCCCTGTGATTTCTTGACTATATTAAAAGTCTTTTATCTATAGAACTGTCACAAGGCAGGAAAGTGTCCCTTCGGTTCCAGGAGACGTCTGTGAAAGACTTATTCTGTCAAAGCAATGATCCAAAACCACAGAAATATTACATCTATAACGATATGAAACAAAGGAGAGCTGCAGCTTCCTACAGTTCAGAAACAAACTGATGTTCACTTTGTCGTTGTAGCTCTACAATTCAGTTAGTTATCCAGAATCTGATATTTAGAACaatgcacattcacacagtccTGTCAATAGATGGATTTCCTACAAATTCACAAACAGCCAAGGATGTACGATGGAAATTCTCTTccataaaaacagacattttagcaatttaaaaacataactGTTTCCTGGAGACGAGAGGTGAATTGGTCTGAGACGCATGTTTGATGGACATCTGTCGTCCCTGGCTGCCGACATGATGGATGTTcttatgaaaatgtcaaatgtcaaaacacGAAATTAGCTCCAGAGGTCGAGAGAAAAGATCTTCACGTGTCCAACACCACCAACTGAAAGCTGCT
This genomic window contains:
- the LOC133975593 gene encoding ephrin-A5b-like, translating into MTECNVWPSRFSTASITDDKGRRSCLRLKVFVRPQNNCVKNSGSVQEGVEFDDNNHNSLEPRDGISHESPEPARRDVNSAGRRPTSVLLLSSALILLAAILSL